A window of Pseudocalidococcus azoricus BACA0444 contains these coding sequences:
- the dnaK gene encoding molecular chaperone DnaK — protein MGKVIGIDLGTTNSCVAVLEGGNPMVIPNAEGGRTTPSIVAFGKSSERLVGQLAKRQAVTNAENTVFSIKRFIGRRWDETLNERGRISYGCVQGKDNTVNVKIRDKEYTCQEISGMILQKLKQDAEAYLGETVTQAVITVPAYFSDAQRQSTKDAGAIAGLDVMRIINEPTAAALAYGIDKQDQDQVILVFDLGGGTFDVSILQLGDGVFEVKSTSGNNHLGGDNFDECILDWLLADFQAREGIDLSQDKMALQRLREASEKAKVELSGTLTTTINLPFITADETGPKHIEAELTRSKFEELVAHLVQATVEPMNQALADCGLSVEEIDRILLVGGSTRIPAIQEAVKAFAGKSPDRAINPDEAVALGAAIQGGILGKETTVKDLLLLDVTPLSLGIETLGGVFSKIIDRNTTLPTSKTQSFSTAADGQTVVEVSVYQGERPLVADNKELARFELSGIPPAPRGVPQIDVSFDIDANGIVSVSAVDRGTGRQQAITITNRGGLSSMEIERMRQEAQIYAQSDQRKKEVAELRNQADSLLYSYESTLQSNAALFTPEVKKNIERVIAGVQAAMVNPDVTPEQMKRQLEALQQALLNIGSMVYQQSASPTSSGSFPLGHDQSTQVLSDDATVISDNEGTVVTDYEAVD, from the coding sequence ATGGGCAAAGTCATCGGCATTGATTTGGGGACTACTAACAGTTGTGTGGCTGTCTTAGAGGGGGGAAATCCAATGGTGATCCCCAATGCCGAGGGAGGACGAACGACTCCGAGTATTGTAGCTTTTGGTAAATCCAGTGAGCGTCTGGTTGGGCAGTTAGCTAAACGCCAAGCGGTGACTAATGCAGAAAATACCGTATTTAGTATTAAACGCTTTATTGGCCGGCGTTGGGATGAAACCCTCAATGAACGGGGCCGAATTTCCTATGGTTGTGTCCAGGGCAAGGATAACACCGTTAATGTCAAGATTCGCGATAAAGAATATACTTGCCAAGAAATATCGGGGATGATCCTGCAAAAGTTAAAACAGGATGCCGAAGCCTATCTGGGAGAAACCGTAACCCAGGCCGTGATTACAGTACCAGCCTACTTCAGCGATGCCCAACGTCAATCAACAAAAGATGCAGGGGCGATTGCTGGCCTGGATGTGATGCGGATTATTAACGAGCCGACCGCCGCCGCCTTAGCCTATGGCATTGATAAGCAAGATCAAGATCAGGTGATTCTCGTCTTTGACCTCGGGGGGGGCACCTTTGATGTCTCCATTCTTCAGTTAGGAGATGGGGTCTTTGAGGTCAAATCCACATCCGGGAATAATCATCTGGGGGGAGATAATTTTGATGAGTGTATTTTAGATTGGCTCCTCGCAGACTTCCAGGCCCGTGAGGGCATTGATCTTTCGCAAGATAAAATGGCTCTGCAACGGTTACGGGAAGCTTCTGAAAAAGCCAAAGTTGAGCTATCTGGGACGTTAACCACAACCATTAACTTGCCCTTTATCACTGCCGATGAAACAGGCCCCAAACATATTGAAGCGGAACTGACTCGCTCAAAGTTTGAAGAATTAGTCGCTCACCTTGTCCAGGCCACGGTCGAACCCATGAATCAGGCTTTGGCCGATTGTGGCCTAAGTGTGGAGGAAATTGATCGGATTTTATTAGTCGGTGGCTCAACCCGGATTCCTGCTATTCAAGAGGCCGTGAAGGCCTTTGCGGGCAAATCCCCCGACCGGGCCATTAACCCGGATGAAGCCGTGGCCCTAGGGGCTGCCATCCAAGGGGGGATTTTAGGGAAGGAAACCACCGTTAAGGATTTATTACTCCTAGATGTCACCCCTCTATCCTTGGGGATTGAAACCCTAGGGGGCGTTTTTAGTAAAATTATTGATCGCAACACCACCCTACCGACTAGCAAAACTCAGAGCTTTTCCACTGCCGCTGATGGGCAAACTGTAGTTGAGGTTTCTGTCTATCAGGGGGAGCGGCCCTTAGTAGCTGACAATAAAGAACTAGCCCGCTTTGAGCTTTCGGGGATTCCGCCAGCCCCCCGCGGTGTCCCTCAAATTGATGTCAGCTTCGATATTGATGCCAATGGCATTGTCAGTGTCTCGGCGGTGGATCGAGGGACTGGGCGACAACAAGCGATTACAATTACCAATCGGGGTGGCTTGAGCAGCATGGAAATTGAACGGATGCGCCAAGAAGCCCAAATTTACGCCCAGTCTGACCAACGCAAAAAAGAGGTAGCCGAACTCCGGAATCAAGCCGATAGTCTGCTTTATAGTTATGAGTCCACCCTCCAAAGTAATGCCGCCCTCTTTACTCCTGAGGTCAAGAAAAACATTGAGCGGGTAATTGCCGGTGTCCAGGCCGCAATGGTGAACCCCGACGTAACCCCAGAGCAAATGAAGCGGCAACTAGAGGCCCTCCAGCAGGCTTTGCTCAATATTGGCTCCATGGTGTATCAGCAGAGTGCTAGCCCGACATCCTCTGGGTCTTTTCCCCTCGGCCATGACCAATCTACTCAAGTCCTTAGCGATGATGCCACGGTGATCAGTGATAATGAAGGCACGGTCGTAACAGACTATGAAGCGGTTGATTAA
- the grpE gene encoding nucleotide exchange factor GrpE, with translation MAAEVTPAQPEPESPEMVNPHHPEISDNTPPVVNADSESLTPEATADAVESISSDNSDDPTPEVIIALQEAITRLSTEADSFRQQLEDRDLQYKRLAADFDNFRKRTQREKDELTEQIKCSTITELLPVVDSFERARAHITPQTEAEETIHRSYQGVYKQLVDCLKRVGVAAMRPEGKPFDPNLHEAVMREVSSEYPEGTVLEQLVRGYILGERVLRHAMVKVSIPGESHPPVDPENSEASSN, from the coding sequence ATGGCAGCAGAAGTTACCCCAGCCCAACCTGAACCCGAATCTCCTGAAATGGTCAATCCCCATCATCCCGAAATCTCCGACAACACCCCCCCAGTGGTGAATGCTGATTCAGAATCCCTCACCCCAGAAGCTACGGCTGATGCAGTCGAAAGCATATCTTCAGATAACTCAGATGATCCCACTCCAGAAGTCATCATCGCTCTCCAAGAGGCCATTACCCGGCTGTCCACAGAGGCTGATTCTTTTCGGCAACAATTAGAAGATCGGGATCTTCAATACAAACGTCTAGCGGCAGACTTTGATAATTTTCGCAAACGGACGCAGCGGGAAAAAGACGAGTTAACGGAACAGATCAAATGTTCTACCATCACGGAATTATTACCTGTGGTGGATAGCTTTGAGCGGGCCCGGGCCCATATTACCCCGCAAACCGAGGCCGAAGAGACCATTCACCGCAGCTACCAAGGGGTTTATAAACAATTAGTCGATTGCCTGAAACGGGTTGGTGTGGCCGCAATGCGCCCTGAGGGCAAACCCTTTGATCCCAATCTCCATGAGGCGGTCATGCGGGAAGTTTCCAGTGAATATCCAGAGGGAACGGTATTGGAGCAGTTAGTCCGGGGTTATATTTTGGGAGAGCGGGTTCTGCGCCATGCCATGGTCAAGGTGTCCATCCCTGGGGAAAGTCATCCTCCTGTTGATCCGGAAAACTCAGAAGCCAGTTCTAATTAG
- a CDS encoding sulfurtransferase TusA family protein: MSTPVETLDLRGTPCPLNFVRTKLRLQQLPPAQMLEVWLDAGEPIEQVPDSLRMGGYVIHDLQAQDDFYRLSVSRPADLV; encoded by the coding sequence ATGAGTACACCAGTCGAAACCTTGGATCTGCGGGGAACGCCCTGTCCGTTAAATTTTGTCCGCACGAAACTTCGCTTACAGCAACTGCCACCAGCCCAGATGTTAGAGGTTTGGCTAGATGCGGGTGAGCCGATTGAGCAAGTCCCGGATAGTTTACGGATGGGGGGCTATGTGATTCATGACCTCCAGGCCCAGGATGATTTTTATCGGTTGTCTGTATCTCGCCCTGCTGATTTGGTATGA
- the rsgA gene encoding ribosome small subunit-dependent GTPase A: MSGTPSSPPMRELTGTVMAAQANYYRVQLHAPTAPPGQLLCLRRGKLKKQGQQVLVGDQVIVSEPDWQSQRGMIDQVLPRHCALARPAIANVNQILLVFALHDPEPEPWQVSRFLVTAAASGLEITVVLSKADLVGPEMHQAWVSRLDQWGYRGILLSIRTGLGLVGIQALLNHKITVICGPSGVGKSSLIKQLIPEQEIRIGTVSEHWHKGKHTTRHIELFPLPTGGLLADTPGFNQPHLEFSPSALAACFPEIQTRLQTQACQFHNCQHLAEPDCVVRGAWERYPHYQLFHQELTAAQDAAATMPHLATKHTQRLSQLPRKAQRRQSHQTTQGLWLDDADR; the protein is encoded by the coding sequence ATGAGTGGGACACCTTCATCGCCACCGATGCGGGAATTAACCGGTACAGTCATGGCTGCCCAGGCCAATTATTACCGCGTCCAACTCCATGCCCCCACCGCCCCGCCTGGTCAGTTATTGTGCTTACGCCGGGGTAAATTAAAAAAACAAGGGCAACAGGTATTAGTCGGGGATCAGGTGATTGTCAGTGAACCGGATTGGCAGTCGCAGCGCGGGATGATTGATCAGGTGTTGCCCCGCCATTGTGCCTTAGCCCGCCCGGCCATTGCCAATGTCAACCAGATTTTATTGGTCTTTGCCCTCCATGATCCGGAGCCGGAGCCTTGGCAAGTGAGTCGCTTTTTAGTCACAGCGGCAGCCAGTGGTTTAGAGATTACCGTTGTTTTAAGTAAGGCGGATCTGGTGGGGCCAGAAATGCACCAGGCCTGGGTGAGTCGCCTAGACCAATGGGGTTATCGGGGGATTTTACTGAGTATTCGGACTGGCCTGGGCTTAGTGGGTATCCAAGCACTGCTTAACCATAAAATCACGGTCATCTGTGGCCCCTCTGGGGTGGGCAAAAGTAGTTTGATTAAACAGTTAATTCCGGAGCAGGAGATTCGGATTGGAACGGTTTCGGAGCATTGGCATAAAGGCAAACATACCACGCGGCATATTGAACTGTTTCCCTTACCCACTGGGGGACTATTGGCGGATACCCCCGGATTTAATCAACCCCATCTGGAGTTCTCCCCTTCTGCTTTAGCTGCCTGTTTCCCGGAAATTCAGACCCGCTTACAAACCCAGGCCTGTCAATTTCATAACTGCCAGCATCTTGCCGAGCCGGATTGTGTTGTCCGCGGGGCCTGGGAGCGGTATCCCCACTATCAACTCTTCCATCAAGAATTAACTGCTGCACAAGACGCGGCGGCAACTATGCCCCATTTAGCCACAAAACACACTCAACGCCTGAGCCAACTCCCCCGCAAAGCCCAACGCCGCCAAAGTCATCAAACCACCCAAGGTCTATGGCTCGATGATGCTGATCGTTGA
- a CDS encoding Tic20 family protein: MSWRAVATVWDRIFGALAYLLPLFYGMQFGGSLMQMFPVLQLLLIPILPIALIYSIPLAGIIVFMGLYLLVVRNSRISYFVRYNTMQALLMGIVIFLLQLVMMVLNLLGSFDFVTKVFSNFVFIGVLAGVIFAIVQSVRGIYAELPTISDATKSQVL; encoded by the coding sequence GTGAGTTGGCGTGCAGTAGCAACGGTCTGGGATCGGATATTTGGGGCTTTAGCTTATTTACTTCCCCTGTTCTATGGGATGCAATTTGGTGGCTCGCTGATGCAGATGTTTCCAGTCTTGCAGTTATTATTGATTCCGATTTTGCCCATTGCCCTTATTTATTCGATTCCCCTGGCTGGGATTATTGTTTTTATGGGACTGTATCTCTTGGTTGTCCGCAATAGCCGTATTAGTTACTTTGTCCGTTATAACACCATGCAAGCGTTATTGATGGGAATTGTGATTTTCCTATTGCAGTTAGTGATGATGGTCTTGAATCTGCTCGGCTCCTTTGATTTTGTCACTAAGGTATTTTCAAACTTTGTCTTTATTGGGGTCTTGGCAGGGGTAATCTTTGCCATCGTGCAGTCCGTACGGGGCATTTATGCAGAACTGCCCACGATTTCAGACGCGACTAAAAGCCAGGTTTTATAG
- the dnaJ gene encoding molecular chaperone DnaJ, with translation MARDYYEVLGVSRSADQDELKRAYRRLARKYHPDVNKEPGAEDQFKEINRAYEVLSDAQTRANYDRFGEAGVSGAAGGPGFSDFGDMGGFADIFETFFGGGFGGVGGSQRTARRPGPTRGEDLRYDLKLEFREAVFGGEKEIRLTHSETCGTCNGAGAKPGTRPVTCSTCNGVGQVRRSTRTPFGSFTQLSVCPTCNGTGQMIEERCETCGGQGQTQVNKKLKITIPAGVDTGTRLRVSNEGDAGQRNGPPGDLYVYLFVQPDPEFQRDGNNILTTLKISYLQAILGCRIPVNTVDGEEELTIPPGTQPNTVLTLEDKGVPRLGNPVARGDHLITVEIEIPTKTNAEERELLEKLAKMRGDRIGKGGLENFLGGLFGG, from the coding sequence ATGGCCCGTGACTATTACGAGGTATTAGGTGTTTCTCGCAGTGCGGATCAAGATGAACTGAAACGAGCCTATCGCCGATTAGCCCGCAAATACCACCCCGATGTTAATAAGGAACCGGGAGCTGAAGACCAGTTCAAGGAAATTAATCGTGCTTACGAAGTCTTATCCGATGCCCAAACTCGGGCCAATTATGATCGGTTTGGGGAAGCTGGGGTGAGTGGGGCCGCGGGGGGGCCGGGGTTTTCTGACTTTGGCGACATGGGCGGCTTTGCCGATATTTTTGAAACCTTTTTTGGCGGTGGCTTTGGGGGAGTTGGGGGTAGTCAACGCACAGCCCGCCGCCCCGGCCCGACTCGGGGGGAAGATCTGCGCTACGACTTGAAACTGGAGTTCCGAGAAGCTGTTTTTGGTGGGGAGAAGGAAATTCGCCTGACCCATTCCGAAACCTGTGGCACCTGTAATGGAGCCGGGGCCAAGCCAGGCACACGTCCAGTCACCTGTTCAACCTGTAATGGAGTGGGGCAAGTGCGGCGATCTACCCGGACTCCCTTTGGCAGTTTTACCCAGTTGTCCGTTTGTCCCACCTGTAATGGCACGGGGCAGATGATTGAGGAACGCTGCGAAACCTGTGGCGGTCAGGGGCAAACCCAAGTTAATAAAAAGCTGAAGATTACGATTCCGGCGGGGGTGGATACGGGGACGCGCCTGCGGGTTTCCAATGAAGGAGATGCCGGACAACGGAATGGGCCGCCGGGAGATTTGTATGTTTATTTATTTGTCCAGCCGGATCCAGAGTTCCAGCGCGATGGCAATAATATTCTCACGACCCTAAAAATTAGTTACCTCCAGGCCATTTTGGGGTGTCGGATTCCGGTAAACACGGTGGATGGCGAAGAGGAGTTGACGATTCCCCCAGGCACCCAACCCAACACCGTCTTAACTCTGGAAGATAAGGGTGTCCCCCGCTTAGGCAATCCTGTGGCTCGGGGGGATCATTTAATTACAGTCGAGATCGAGATTCCGACCAAAACCAACGCTGAGGAACGGGAACTGCTGGAAAAACTGGCGAAGATGCGCGGCGACCGGATCGGCAAAGGGGGCCTGGAAAACTTCTTAGGTGGGTTGTTTGGGGGATGA
- a CDS encoding N-acetylmuramoyl-L-alanine amidase, which produces MTKLANFCIPGPLRAQINPRVCASLRNSPDWSKLPKFAFGPWPGLQNGTGTQGHDSSGWSSSMVHRWQSQLPKSWLLGVLGVLLLGLPAQAGRLQSWRFNSGTNQLEIRTDAPVQPQAQLVFDPTRLVIDLPGVILGRPQINQSGTGAIRQVRVAQFDPQTTRIVVELAPGYTLNPNDVKFRGLTAQNWLVQIPEPTLMSATTPNPGLPTPPNPAPGQPLASRDQPAEIRAIQSTSTGFFVATNGTLPTVTRIERSRDRRRIDIDLTNIRFGNGFNNREVRFERFGIGRVRARFGQQQRNPPSVRLTLQVEPNSPDWQIGSSATGGFLVVPSNIATNPLPAPAPENPPPMSGESITINAIPPANAQTIPRPAPPGRPLTTIQRVDLGGQELFIQGDRTLFYTVGWEGSAYRIRFRDARLGDIRPPRTGEGSPANLQIRQDNESTISVLLTPSADVKVLGVTRTTGDSIVVQLQRPGQAPPTSPSQVSVPAPRPFEPDQPLPTPRGANVVVIDPGHGGIDPGAIGIGGIREKDIVLDIGLQVAAILQQQGVQVILTRKSDLPPNVELDLPPRVAMAERARAAVFVSIHANAISLSRPDVNGLETYYAPGRSSRLAAAIHNSILSSVNIRDRGVRAARFYVIRNTSMPAALVETGFVTGAEDAANFNSPAWRSQMSQAIARGILQFLRYGG; this is translated from the coding sequence GTGACCAAACTGGCTAATTTTTGCATCCCAGGCCCGCTGAGAGCGCAGATTAACCCTAGGGTATGTGCCAGTTTACGAAATAGCCCAGACTGGAGTAAGCTACCCAAGTTTGCCTTTGGGCCTTGGCCTGGCCTCCAGAATGGTACTGGGACTCAAGGGCACGATTCATCCGGTTGGAGCAGCAGCATGGTACATCGGTGGCAATCTCAGCTTCCTAAAAGTTGGCTCCTTGGGGTTTTAGGAGTTCTTCTCTTAGGGCTACCAGCCCAAGCCGGCCGATTACAATCTTGGCGGTTTAACTCCGGGACGAATCAACTGGAAATTCGCACGGATGCGCCTGTCCAACCCCAGGCCCAATTAGTTTTTGATCCCACGCGTCTGGTGATCGACTTACCAGGGGTGATTCTTGGTCGCCCACAAATTAACCAATCCGGGACTGGAGCGATTCGGCAGGTGCGAGTGGCCCAATTTGACCCCCAAACCACACGCATTGTCGTTGAACTGGCTCCCGGCTATACCCTCAATCCCAATGATGTCAAGTTCCGGGGGCTAACGGCCCAAAACTGGCTAGTGCAGATTCCGGAGCCGACTCTGATGTCAGCCACAACCCCCAACCCTGGTTTACCCACCCCCCCCAACCCCGCCCCCGGCCAACCCCTCGCCAGCCGCGACCAACCGGCCGAGATTAGGGCGATTCAAAGTACGAGTACAGGATTTTTTGTCGCTACTAACGGGACATTGCCCACTGTCACCCGAATTGAGCGCAGTCGTGATCGCCGCCGGATTGATATTGACCTGACTAATATTCGCTTTGGTAATGGCTTTAATAACCGGGAAGTCCGGTTTGAGCGATTTGGCATTGGGCGGGTTCGGGCACGCTTTGGCCAACAGCAGCGTAATCCTCCCTCAGTCCGGCTGACGCTCCAAGTCGAACCGAATAGCCCCGATTGGCAAATTGGCTCCAGTGCTACCGGCGGGTTTTTAGTTGTTCCTAGTAACATTGCTACCAATCCACTCCCCGCTCCTGCCCCAGAAAATCCCCCGCCAATGTCCGGTGAAAGCATTACCATCAACGCCATTCCCCCTGCCAATGCCCAAACCATTCCTCGCCCTGCGCCCCCTGGTCGTCCTTTAACCACCATTCAACGGGTAGATTTAGGGGGGCAAGAACTCTTTATTCAGGGGGATCGGACGTTATTTTATACGGTTGGCTGGGAAGGTAGTGCCTATCGAATTCGCTTTCGAGATGCTCGTTTAGGGGATATTCGTCCACCTCGGACTGGTGAGGGGAGTCCGGCTAATTTACAAATTCGCCAAGATAATGAGAGCACAATTTCCGTATTACTGACCCCCTCTGCCGATGTCAAGGTTTTAGGAGTAACCCGAACCACTGGGGATTCCATTGTGGTCCAACTGCAACGTCCAGGCCAGGCCCCGCCCACATCCCCATCCCAAGTTAGCGTTCCGGCCCCGCGCCCTTTTGAGCCAGATCAGCCCTTGCCCACGCCTCGGGGTGCAAATGTTGTGGTGATTGATCCCGGCCATGGGGGGATTGATCCCGGCGCGATTGGGATTGGGGGGATTCGGGAAAAAGATATTGTTTTGGACATTGGTTTGCAGGTAGCTGCCATTCTTCAACAACAAGGGGTACAAGTGATTTTGACTCGTAAGAGTGACTTGCCTCCCAACGTTGAGCTAGACTTACCTCCTCGTGTGGCCATGGCTGAGCGGGCCAGAGCGGCTGTCTTTGTCAGTATTCATGCCAATGCCATCAGCCTGAGTCGCCCCGATGTTAATGGCCTGGAAACCTATTACGCTCCGGGTAGATCCAGTCGGTTGGCCGCTGCGATTCACAATAGTATTTTGTCGAGTGTTAATATTCGTGACCGCGGTGTTCGAGCCGCCCGTTTTTATGTGATTCGGAATACCTCCATGCCCGCCGCCTTGGTGGAAACTGGATTTGTCACCGGGGCAGAAGATGCCGCTAATTTTAATAGCCCGGCCTGGCGGTCGCAAATGTCCCAGGCCATTGCCCGCGGTATTTTGCAATTTTTGCGTTATGGCGGTTAA
- a CDS encoding cation transporter — translation MGDQCCQAKVCELSKLRKEQAKVLWIVLLINAVMFVVELGAGIQANSLSLTGDSLDMLGDALAYGSSLYVINKSVRAQAGAAFFKGLMMFGSAIAVFSQASYQLFTGSSPAATMMGMVGVIALLANLLCLFLLTRHRNDNLNMSSVWLCSRNDIIANTSVLGAAALVFLLHSSLPDLAVGLLLTVVFAKSAGKVLSQSWREMQQVG, via the coding sequence ATGGGAGATCAGTGCTGCCAGGCCAAGGTTTGCGAGTTATCAAAACTCAGAAAAGAACAAGCCAAGGTGTTGTGGATCGTTCTTCTGATTAACGCTGTGATGTTCGTGGTTGAACTTGGGGCTGGTATTCAGGCAAATTCCCTATCCTTGACGGGAGATTCTTTGGATATGCTGGGTGATGCTCTCGCCTATGGGAGTAGTTTATATGTGATTAACAAGAGTGTGAGAGCGCAAGCCGGGGCAGCCTTCTTTAAGGGACTGATGATGTTTGGCTCGGCAATTGCGGTTTTTTCCCAGGCCAGTTATCAACTGTTTACAGGTTCCAGTCCGGCAGCGACCATGATGGGGATGGTTGGAGTCATCGCGTTACTGGCAAATTTGCTGTGCCTGTTTCTCTTAACTCGTCATCGCAACGACAATCTGAATATGTCCTCGGTGTGGTTATGCTCTCGTAACGATATTATTGCCAATACTTCTGTCTTGGGCGCAGCGGCACTTGTTTTCCTACTTCATTCCAGCTTGCCTGATTTAGCTGTTGGTTTATTGTTAACCGTTGTTTTTGCCAAGTCGGCGGGTAAAGTGCTTTCCCAGTCCTGGCGGGAGATGCAGCAAGTCGGATAA
- a CDS encoding UbiD family decarboxylase: MARDLRGFIQLLEKRGQLRRIKALVDPDLEIAEIAQRLLQCGGPGLVFENVKGSPYPVAVNLLGTIERACWAMNMEQPQELEALGQKLALLQQPKPPKKISQAIDFGKVLFDVLKAKPSRDLLPPCQQVVIQGKDLDLNQIPMIRPYPGDAGKIITLGLVITKDCETGTPNVGVYRLQLQSPTTMTVHWLSVRGGARHLRKAAERGQKLEVAIALGVDPLVILAAATPIPVDLSEWLFAGLYGGGGINLAKCKTVDLEVPADSEFVLEGTITPGEMLPDGPFGDHMGYYGGVEDSPLIRFHCLTHRKNPIYLTTFSGRPPKEEAMMALVLNRIYTPILRQQVSEIVDFFLPMEALSYKAAIISIDKAYPGQARRAALAFWSALPQFTYTKFVIVVDRSINIRDPRQVVWAISSKVDPVRDVFILPETPFDTLDFASEKIGLGGRMGIDATTKIPPETDHAWGDALESDPDVAAMVGRRWAEYGLGDIDLAMVDSNCFGYEIP, encoded by the coding sequence ATGGCCAGAGATTTACGCGGATTTATTCAACTATTAGAAAAACGGGGACAACTGCGCCGAATTAAAGCCCTGGTTGATCCAGATTTGGAAATTGCCGAAATTGCCCAACGATTACTGCAATGTGGTGGCCCAGGCCTGGTGTTTGAAAATGTGAAAGGCTCTCCCTATCCGGTGGCGGTGAATTTATTGGGAACCATTGAGCGGGCCTGTTGGGCGATGAATATGGAACAGCCCCAGGAGTTAGAAGCCTTAGGCCAGAAGCTCGCCCTTTTACAGCAACCCAAACCCCCGAAGAAAATTAGCCAGGCCATAGATTTTGGCAAGGTCTTATTTGATGTCCTGAAGGCCAAACCCAGTCGCGACCTTCTGCCCCCCTGTCAGCAAGTGGTAATTCAAGGAAAAGACTTAGATCTCAATCAAATTCCGATGATTCGGCCCTACCCAGGGGATGCTGGCAAAATTATTACCCTTGGCCTGGTGATTACGAAAGACTGTGAAACCGGAACCCCCAACGTTGGTGTCTATCGGCTGCAATTACAATCGCCCACAACCATGACAGTACATTGGTTATCTGTCCGGGGAGGAGCCAGACATTTACGCAAGGCGGCAGAACGGGGCCAGAAACTAGAAGTAGCGATTGCCTTGGGTGTGGATCCCTTGGTGATTTTAGCAGCAGCAACGCCGATTCCGGTGGATTTGTCTGAGTGGCTGTTTGCCGGGTTATACGGAGGGGGAGGAATTAATTTAGCCAAATGTAAAACTGTGGATCTGGAGGTTCCGGCTGACTCCGAGTTCGTTTTAGAAGGCACAATTACCCCCGGTGAAATGCTCCCCGATGGCCCCTTTGGTGATCACATGGGCTATTACGGCGGTGTAGAGGATTCGCCCCTAATTCGCTTTCATTGCCTGACCCACCGGAAAAATCCCATTTACCTAACCACCTTTAGCGGCCGCCCACCCAAGGAAGAGGCGATGATGGCCCTGGTATTAAACCGGATTTATACGCCAATTTTGCGGCAACAGGTCTCAGAAATTGTGGACTTCTTTTTGCCCATGGAAGCCCTAAGTTATAAAGCCGCGATTATTTCCATTGACAAAGCCTACCCCGGCCAGGCCCGGCGGGCAGCTCTAGCCTTTTGGAGCGCCTTACCGCAATTTACCTATACCAAGTTTGTGATTGTCGTGGATAGAAGTATCAATATCCGAGATCCGCGCCAAGTGGTCTGGGCCATTAGCTCGAAGGTGGATCCAGTGCGGGATGTCTTTATCTTGCCGGAAACCCCCTTTGACACCCTGGATTTTGCCAGTGAAAAAATTGGCCTGGGGGGGCGGATGGGCATTGATGCCACCACAAAAATTCCGCCGGAAACCGATCATGCCTGGGGTGATGCCCTCGAGTCGGATCCAGATGTGGCGGCCATGGTGGGGCGGCGTTGGGCCGAGTATGGCCTGGGTGATATTGACTTGGCAATGGTGGATAGTAACTGCTTTGGTTATGAAATTCCCTAA